A genomic stretch from Actinomadura rubteroloni includes:
- a CDS encoding TIGR03084 family metal-binding protein: protein MPDLSSLLADLTAEGDVLDALVAPLPTGRWAAPTPAAGWTIAHQIAHLTWTDGVALQAATDPDAFTAGLADTDLDVVDRAAERGAARPPAELLADWRAGRAALAAALAAVPRGVRLPWFGPPMAAGTMATARLMETWAHGQDVADALGAVRAPSARLRHVAHIGVRARDNAFRSRGLQPPAEEFHVALTGPDGESWTWGPADAPQRVTGPALDFCLLATRRRHPGDLAVVAEGPDAARWLGIAQAFAGPPGADPVPGA, encoded by the coding sequence ATGCCCGATCTTTCGAGCCTGCTGGCCGACCTCACCGCCGAGGGCGACGTCCTGGACGCGCTCGTCGCCCCGCTGCCCACCGGCCGGTGGGCAGCGCCGACGCCCGCGGCGGGCTGGACGATCGCCCACCAGATCGCGCACCTGACCTGGACGGACGGCGTGGCGCTCCAGGCCGCGACCGACCCGGACGCGTTCACGGCGGGCCTCGCCGACACCGACCTGGACGTCGTGGACCGTGCCGCCGAGCGGGGCGCGGCCCGGCCGCCCGCCGAACTGCTCGCGGACTGGCGCGCGGGACGGGCCGCGCTCGCCGCCGCGCTGGCGGCGGTCCCGCGCGGCGTCCGGCTGCCCTGGTTCGGGCCGCCGATGGCCGCCGGGACGATGGCGACCGCGCGGCTCATGGAGACCTGGGCGCACGGGCAGGACGTCGCGGACGCGCTCGGGGCCGTCCGCGCGCCGTCCGCGCGGCTGCGGCACGTCGCGCACATCGGCGTCCGGGCGCGGGACAACGCGTTCCGCAGCCGGGGCCTCCAGCCGCCCGCCGAGGAGTTCCACGTCGCGCTGACCGGCCCGGACGGCGAGTCCTGGACGTGGGGTCCGGCGGACGCGCCGCAGCGGGTGACCGGCCCGGCGCTCGACTTCTGCCTGCTCGCGACCCGGCGGCGGCATCCCGGCGACCTCGCGGTGGTCGCCGAAGGGCCGGACGCGGCGCGCTGGCTCGGGATCGCGCAGGCGTTCGCCGGGCCGCCCGGCGCCGACCCGGTCCCGGGTGCCTGA
- the mshA gene encoding D-inositol-3-phosphate glycosyltransferase yields MSGRISRIATISVHTSPLDQPGTGDAGGMNVYIVEVAKRLAARGVEVDVFTRATSRALPPVTELAPGVNVRNVVAGPFEELDKGELPRQLCGFTSAVLRAEACHEPGHYDLLHTHYWLSGQAGWAARHRWGVPLVHSMHTMAKVKNAALAAGDRPEPAERVLGEQQVVDCADRLVANTAEEARELVDLYGAAPSRVATVSPGVDLGMFAPGSTGEVRRRLGLPHDAFVLLFVGRIQPLKAPDVLLRAVARMLDDDPALRNRLVVAVVGGPSGTGRRRPEQLQKLAADLGLGGVVRFEPPCPQDELADWYRAADITVVPSHNESFGLVAVESQACGTPVVASSVGGLRTAVRDGDSGVLVRGHDPAAYAAVLRGLHDDPGRRDRLARGAVRHARAFGWDATVDRLLEVYEDATTRFSTTTRAEVTA; encoded by the coding sequence GTGTCGGGTCGAATCAGCCGGATCGCGACGATCAGCGTCCACACGTCCCCGCTGGACCAGCCCGGAACGGGCGACGCGGGCGGGATGAACGTCTACATCGTCGAGGTCGCGAAACGGCTGGCCGCCCGCGGCGTCGAGGTGGACGTGTTCACGCGCGCCACGTCCCGCGCCCTGCCGCCGGTCACCGAGCTGGCGCCCGGCGTGAACGTCCGCAACGTCGTCGCGGGGCCGTTCGAGGAACTGGACAAGGGCGAGCTGCCCCGCCAGCTCTGCGGGTTCACCTCCGCCGTGCTGCGCGCCGAGGCGTGCCACGAACCGGGCCACTACGACCTCCTGCACACCCACTACTGGCTGTCGGGACAGGCCGGATGGGCCGCCCGGCACCGGTGGGGGGTCCCGCTCGTCCACTCGATGCACACGATGGCGAAGGTGAAGAACGCCGCGCTCGCCGCCGGGGACCGGCCCGAGCCGGCCGAGCGCGTCCTCGGCGAGCAGCAGGTCGTGGACTGCGCGGACCGGCTCGTCGCCAACACCGCCGAGGAGGCCCGCGAGCTGGTCGACCTCTACGGCGCGGCGCCGTCGCGGGTCGCGACCGTCAGCCCCGGTGTGGACCTCGGCATGTTCGCGCCCGGCTCCACGGGCGAGGTACGGCGGAGGCTCGGGCTGCCGCACGACGCGTTCGTGCTGTTGTTCGTTGGACGCATCCAGCCGCTCAAGGCCCCCGACGTGCTGCTGCGCGCCGTCGCCCGGATGCTGGACGACGACCCCGCGCTGCGGAACCGGCTCGTCGTCGCCGTCGTCGGCGGACCGTCCGGCACCGGACGGCGCCGTCCCGAACAGCTCCAGAAGCTCGCCGCCGACCTCGGGCTCGGCGGCGTCGTGCGTTTCGAGCCGCCGTGCCCGCAGGACGAGCTGGCCGACTGGTACCGCGCGGCCGACATCACCGTCGTCCCGTCCCACAACGAGTCGTTCGGGCTCGTCGCCGTCGAGTCGCAGGCGTGCGGGACGCCCGTCGTCGCGTCCTCGGTCGGAGGGCTGCGCACGGCCGTCCGCGACGGGGACTCCGGCGTGCTCGTGCGCGGCCACGACCCCGCCGCCTACGCCGCCGTCCTGCGCGGCCTGCACGACGACCCCGGCCGCCGGGACCGGCTCGCGCGCGGCGCCGTCCGGCACGCCCGCGCGTTCGGCTGGGACGCCACCGTCGACAGGCTGCTCGAGGTGTACGAAGATGCGACGACCCGCTTTTCCACCACGACCCGTGCGGAGGTGACGGCGTGA
- a CDS encoding gas vesicle protein, translating into MRAGLPGYDEYTGSSAYDADYPLANREIALVDLLDRLLSDGVVLTGDITLAIADVDLVHISLRALISSVKADMPSPWGGRGRGPFDMIGGG; encoded by the coding sequence GTGAGGGCGGGGCTGCCGGGCTACGACGAGTACACGGGCTCCTCCGCGTACGACGCGGACTACCCGCTGGCCAACCGCGAGATCGCGCTGGTCGACCTGCTCGACCGGCTGCTCTCCGACGGCGTCGTCCTGACCGGGGACATCACGCTGGCCATCGCGGACGTGGACCTCGTCCACATCTCGCTGCGGGCGCTGATCTCGTCGGTGAAGGCGGACATGCCGTCGCCGTGGGGCGGGCGCGGACGCGGGCCGTTCGACATGATCGGAGGCGGCTGA
- a CDS encoding type III secretion system chaperone family protein → MTQQIVATIEETLRAAELEFERPRPGAFFVKLPGEHKLATMTWLIVGEHSLHVEAFFCRRPDENHADFYRFLLEKNGRMYGMAFTLDEVGDVYIVGRVPLASVSAEEVDRLLGCVLTYSDENFDKALERGFKTSIQKEWDWRVKRGESLANLRAFASFADPANR, encoded by the coding sequence GTGACGCAGCAGATCGTCGCGACGATCGAGGAGACGCTGCGCGCCGCCGAGCTGGAGTTCGAGCGCCCCCGCCCCGGCGCGTTCTTCGTGAAGCTCCCCGGCGAGCACAAGCTCGCGACCATGACCTGGCTCATCGTCGGCGAGCACAGCCTGCACGTCGAGGCGTTCTTCTGCCGCCGTCCCGACGAGAACCACGCCGACTTCTACCGGTTCCTGCTGGAGAAGAACGGCCGCATGTACGGGATGGCGTTCACGCTGGACGAGGTCGGCGACGTCTACATCGTCGGCCGCGTCCCGCTCGCGTCGGTGTCCGCCGAGGAGGTCGACCGGCTGCTCGGCTGCGTCCTCACCTACTCGGACGAGAACTTCGACAAGGCCCTGGAACGCGGGTTCAAGACGTCCATCCAGAAGGAGTGGGACTGGCGCGTCAAGCGCGGCGAGAGCCTCGCCAACCTGCGCGCGTTCGCGTCGTTCGCCGATCCCGCGAACCGCTGA
- a CDS encoding gas vesicle protein, with protein MTEASLWQSGAPSVSARGPGSGANLADILERVLDKGVVIAGDIQINLLDIELLTIKLRLLVASVDKAKEMGIDWWEHDPSLSSRAPKPVESRDLAAENRELRDRIAALEAGKETS; from the coding sequence GTGACCGAGGCGAGCCTGTGGCAGAGCGGGGCGCCGTCCGTCAGCGCGCGCGGCCCCGGATCGGGGGCCAACCTCGCGGACATCCTGGAACGCGTCCTGGACAAGGGCGTCGTCATCGCGGGCGACATCCAGATCAACCTGCTCGACATCGAACTGCTGACGATCAAGCTGCGGCTGCTGGTCGCGTCCGTCGACAAGGCCAAGGAGATGGGCATCGACTGGTGGGAGCACGACCCGTCGCTGTCGTCCCGGGCGCCCAAGCCGGTCGAGAGCCGGGACCTCGCGGCGGAGAACCGCGAGCTGCGCGACCGGATCGCCGCGCTGGAGGCGGGGAAGGAGACCTCATGA
- a CDS encoding gas vesicle structural protein GvpA — translation MSVMTEARTTPNTSAGRRGSLYDVLELVLDRGLVIDVFVRVSLVGIELLTIDARIVVASVDTYLRFAEACNRLDLTNNGNAATLPELVGDVTEKGAHGKSKGALAGAVEAIGDTIRPSRDSGDEDKQPRTRSRRKETAE, via the coding sequence ATGTCAGTCATGACGGAAGCGAGGACGACCCCCAATACCAGCGCCGGACGGCGCGGATCTCTCTACGACGTGCTCGAACTCGTCCTGGACCGAGGACTGGTCATCGACGTGTTCGTCCGCGTCTCCCTGGTGGGCATCGAACTGCTCACCATCGACGCCCGGATCGTCGTGGCCAGCGTGGACACCTATCTGCGCTTCGCCGAGGCGTGCAACCGCCTCGACCTGACCAACAACGGGAACGCGGCCACGCTGCCCGAACTCGTCGGCGACGTCACCGAGAAGGGCGCGCACGGCAAGTCCAAGGGCGCGCTCGCCGGGGCCGTCGAGGCGATCGGCGACACGATCCGCCCGTCGCGCGACTCCGGCGACGAGGACAAGCAGCCCCGCACGCGCTCGCGCCGCAAGGAGACCGCGGAATGA
- a CDS encoding gas vesicle protein GvpG, producing MGLLSNLLLLPLAPVRVAGWTLDQVVDAAEQQYYDPAALRRELAELARDLDAGRIGAAEFDRREDELLDLLEASEARKRGAP from the coding sequence ATGGGACTGCTGAGCAACCTCCTGCTGCTGCCGCTCGCGCCGGTCCGGGTCGCGGGCTGGACGCTCGACCAGGTGGTCGACGCGGCGGAGCAGCAGTACTACGACCCGGCCGCGCTCCGCCGCGAGCTGGCGGAGCTGGCCCGGGACCTGGACGCGGGCCGGATCGGCGCCGCCGAGTTCGACCGGCGCGAGGACGAACTGCTCGACCTCCTGGAGGCGAGCGAGGCACGAAAGAGAGGGGCACCGTGA
- a CDS encoding GvpL/GvpF family gas vesicle protein yields MSRASYAYAVTRGLTPDQVAGVRGVAGAQVHLVAHRDLVAVVGAVPLEEYDADALKAKLEHIEWLEAIARAHHGVVDAVGAHGATLPLRMATVYRDDDRVAEVLRDGYERFTAALNTLDGRVEWGVKLYVEPPPPEPAAPPSATGKDYLRRRRDQRRSREDVWRRAAEFGHRVDAALAELAVDTRHHRPQNPQLSGARGENVLNAAYLVDAAGAQDFAERARSADGAVPGIRVEVTGPWAPYSFAVPADPEAVR; encoded by the coding sequence ATGAGCCGGGCGAGCTACGCCTACGCCGTCACCCGGGGCCTCACGCCGGACCAGGTGGCGGGGGTGCGCGGTGTCGCGGGCGCGCAGGTGCACCTCGTCGCGCACCGGGACCTGGTCGCGGTCGTCGGCGCCGTCCCGCTGGAGGAGTACGACGCGGACGCGCTGAAGGCCAAGCTGGAGCACATCGAATGGCTGGAGGCGATCGCCCGCGCCCACCACGGGGTCGTGGACGCGGTCGGGGCGCACGGCGCGACGCTCCCGCTGCGCATGGCGACCGTCTACCGCGACGACGACCGGGTCGCCGAGGTGCTGCGCGACGGGTACGAGCGGTTCACGGCCGCGCTGAACACCCTGGACGGACGCGTCGAGTGGGGCGTCAAGCTCTACGTCGAGCCGCCGCCGCCCGAACCGGCCGCGCCGCCGTCGGCCACCGGCAAGGACTACCTGCGCCGCCGCCGCGACCAGCGCCGCTCCCGCGAGGACGTCTGGCGGCGGGCCGCCGAGTTCGGGCACCGGGTGGACGCCGCGCTCGCCGAGCTGGCCGTCGACACGCGCCACCACCGGCCGCAGAACCCGCAGCTCTCGGGGGCGCGCGGGGAGAACGTCCTGAACGCCGCCTATCTGGTGGACGCGGCCGGCGCCCAGGACTTCGCCGAGCGCGCCCGCAGCGCCGACGGTGCGGTGCCGGGGATCCGGGTCGAGGTGACGGGCCCGTGGGCGCCGTACTCGTTCGCCGTCCCGGCCGATCCGGAGGCGGTCCGGTGA
- a CDS encoding gas vesicle protein GvpO, with the protein MNETERNGDSPGRKLSAVARVRKARDQFVELTGHEPESVSALRRAEDGWEIRFEVLELARVPDTMSLLASYRVTLDDDGELLAYERCHRYTRGQADRS; encoded by the coding sequence ATGAACGAGACCGAACGGAACGGCGATTCCCCCGGCCGCAAGCTGTCGGCCGTCGCGAGGGTGCGCAAAGCCCGCGACCAGTTCGTGGAGCTGACCGGGCACGAGCCCGAGTCGGTGTCGGCCCTGCGCCGCGCCGAGGACGGCTGGGAGATCCGGTTCGAGGTCCTGGAGCTGGCGCGCGTCCCCGACACGATGAGCCTGCTGGCGAGTTACCGGGTGACGCTCGACGACGACGGCGAACTGCTCGCCTACGAGCGCTGCCATCGCTACACGCGGGGCCAGGCGGACCGTTCCTGA
- a CDS encoding PEP/pyruvate-binding domain-containing protein yields MAETWETDWERELVLPLADPDAADAARVGAKGAALARTAIAGLRVPAGFHVTEKAYRRYVEEAGIGEEILTAVADLGPDEAERAIGELFARHEPGTELSGAIRWAYSDLGDREHEVAVRASGAEEIAGLAFGGRYLARLGVRGDTALLAAVREVWASLWTAQAIVYRQRAGIRHEDAAMAIVVQSMLEPEATGTLFTVAPMSEAPGQMLVNAGRGGSGRREAEQIVVDRSSGKVAARRTSGATVLSARDAAELAQVGMRVEELFERPMVVRWARHEGVPWVLQATPVTSLGDTEVWNDSIASDDVWSNGATGEVLADVMTPCTWSVLRLALQASVPATMVPGFLTFGVIGGRLYQNVSVRNAISRAFGRAGPPAARFDRLAGDTETEPAPLPRRTVLRAVGPVAARSAARGAANRRRLNDFLAGARDRADTVRRRVADAPSERDLIRLWHDDVLPHLLRCGQMEEAVSGQSAGGLPATHRSVAAAVGEEDANLLLTGVAAPDGTPSATLGPIVGLARYARGIVGRDTYRQRWGHRGPEEFELASPRPAEDPEWPGPVSDEARAAVTLLRDRGRERRRAWWRLRERHPGQAARISRRVAKFSRVTYQREAVRSEMVRALWTVRQFVLRAGELTGVGDDVFFLPVDEILAVLDGDRRPLERVAVRRRTYERYRALPPYPTLIKGRFDPFAWAADPDRRTDVYEGPGPAAQDEDGGTLPGFAGSAGVVEGPVRVLAHAEDGDHLRDGEVIVAMVTNIGWSPLFTRASAVITDVGAPLSHMVVAARELGIPAVVGTGDATARLRTGDIVRVDGTRGTVEVLERRVREPERATAR; encoded by the coding sequence ATGGCGGAGACGTGGGAGACGGACTGGGAGCGGGAGCTGGTCCTCCCGCTCGCCGATCCGGACGCGGCCGACGCCGCCCGCGTCGGCGCGAAGGGCGCGGCGCTGGCGCGGACGGCCATCGCGGGGCTGCGCGTCCCGGCCGGGTTCCATGTGACGGAGAAGGCGTACCGCCGGTACGTCGAGGAGGCCGGGATCGGCGAGGAGATCCTGACGGCCGTCGCCGACCTCGGCCCCGACGAGGCGGAACGCGCGATCGGCGAGCTGTTCGCGCGGCACGAGCCGGGGACGGAGCTGAGCGGCGCGATCCGCTGGGCCTACTCCGACCTCGGCGACCGCGAGCACGAGGTGGCCGTGCGGGCGTCGGGCGCGGAGGAGATCGCGGGCCTGGCGTTCGGCGGGCGCTACCTCGCCCGGCTCGGCGTGCGCGGCGACACCGCGCTGCTGGCGGCCGTCCGCGAGGTGTGGGCGTCGCTGTGGACGGCCCAGGCCATCGTCTACCGGCAGCGCGCCGGGATCCGGCACGAGGACGCGGCGATGGCGATCGTCGTCCAGTCGATGCTGGAGCCGGAGGCCACCGGGACGCTGTTCACGGTCGCGCCGATGAGCGAGGCGCCCGGCCAGATGCTCGTGAACGCGGGCCGGGGCGGATCGGGCCGGCGTGAGGCCGAGCAGATCGTCGTGGACCGCTCGTCGGGCAAGGTCGCGGCGCGGCGCACGTCCGGCGCGACGGTGCTGTCCGCCCGGGACGCCGCCGAGCTGGCGCAGGTCGGGATGCGCGTCGAGGAACTGTTCGAACGGCCGATGGTGGTGCGGTGGGCGCGGCACGAAGGCGTCCCGTGGGTGCTCCAGGCGACGCCCGTGACGAGCCTCGGCGACACCGAGGTGTGGAACGACAGCATCGCGAGCGACGACGTCTGGAGCAACGGCGCGACCGGCGAGGTGCTCGCGGACGTGATGACGCCGTGCACCTGGTCGGTGCTGCGGCTGGCCCTCCAGGCGTCGGTCCCCGCGACGATGGTGCCCGGCTTCCTGACGTTCGGCGTCATCGGCGGGCGGCTGTACCAGAACGTGAGCGTCCGGAACGCGATCTCGCGGGCGTTCGGACGCGCCGGTCCGCCGGCCGCCCGGTTCGACCGGCTGGCCGGCGACACCGAGACCGAGCCCGCGCCGCTGCCGCGCCGGACGGTGCTGCGCGCGGTCGGGCCGGTGGCGGCCCGGTCGGCGGCGCGCGGCGCGGCGAACCGGCGGCGGCTGAACGACTTCCTCGCGGGAGCGCGGGACCGCGCCGACACCGTCCGGCGCCGGGTCGCCGACGCGCCGTCCGAGCGGGACCTGATCCGGCTGTGGCACGACGACGTCCTCCCGCATCTGCTGCGGTGCGGCCAGATGGAGGAGGCCGTCTCCGGGCAGAGCGCAGGAGGGCTGCCCGCGACGCACCGGTCGGTCGCCGCCGCCGTCGGCGAGGAGGACGCGAACCTGCTGCTCACCGGCGTCGCCGCGCCGGACGGGACGCCGTCGGCGACGCTCGGCCCGATCGTCGGGCTCGCCCGGTACGCGCGCGGGATCGTCGGCCGCGACACCTACCGGCAGCGGTGGGGGCACCGGGGGCCGGAGGAGTTCGAGCTGGCGTCCCCGCGTCCCGCCGAGGACCCCGAGTGGCCGGGGCCGGTGTCGGACGAGGCGCGTGCGGCCGTCACGCTGCTGCGCGACCGGGGGCGCGAGCGCCGCAGGGCGTGGTGGCGGCTGCGCGAGCGGCATCCGGGCCAGGCCGCGCGGATCTCGCGGCGCGTCGCGAAGTTCTCCCGGGTGACGTACCAGCGGGAGGCGGTCCGGTCGGAGATGGTGCGGGCGCTGTGGACCGTCCGGCAGTTCGTGCTGCGCGCCGGGGAGCTGACCGGGGTCGGCGACGACGTGTTCTTCCTGCCGGTGGACGAGATCCTCGCGGTGCTCGACGGGGACCGGCGTCCGCTGGAGCGCGTCGCCGTCCGCCGCCGCACCTACGAGCGGTACCGGGCGCTGCCGCCGTACCCGACGCTGATCAAGGGCCGGTTCGACCCGTTCGCGTGGGCCGCCGACCCGGACCGCCGGACCGACGTCTACGAGGGCCCCGGCCCCGCCGCGCAGGACGAGGACGGCGGCACGCTGCCCGGCTTCGCGGGCTCGGCGGGCGTCGTGGAGGGCCCGGTGCGGGTCCTCGCGCACGCCGAGGACGGCGACCACCTCCGCGACGGCGAGGTCATCGTCGCGATGGTCACCAACATCGGCTGGTCGCCGCTGTTCACGCGGGCGTCGGCGGTGATCACCGACGTGGGGGCGCCGCTGTCGCACATGGTGGTCGCGGCGCGCGAGCTCGGCATCCCGGCGGTCGTCGGGACGGGCGACGCGACGGCGCGGCTGCGCACGGGCGACATCGTCCGGGTGGACGGCACGCGCGGCACGGTCGAGGTGCTGGAGCGCCGCGTCAGGGAGCCAGAGCGCGCCACGGCACGCTGA
- a CDS encoding class I SAM-dependent methyltransferase codes for MAPRTRRPQGEVTRGTTAPNRLRRVDRWIAATQRAALRAADRPLAVDLGYGASPVTAVELYTRLRAVAPGLEVTGLEIEPDRVARGTAFLAASGDAYPGLAFRRGGFELPVDRPPVLVRAFNVLRQYDEDAAWRAWDDLRARLHPGGVLVEGTCDEIGRRAVWVALGPEGPRTVTFAARVDALDRPSGFAERLPKTLIHRNVPGERVHAFLAEFDRCWAAAAPHSAFGPRARWAEAVALLARTQPVLARPPLGGRARRRLGEVSVPWRALAP; via the coding sequence ATGGCCCCCCGAACCCGGCGGCCCCAGGGCGAGGTCACCCGGGGCACGACCGCCCCCAACCGGCTGCGCCGCGTGGACCGCTGGATCGCCGCGACGCAGCGCGCCGCCCTGCGCGCCGCCGACCGTCCGCTCGCCGTGGACCTCGGGTACGGGGCGTCGCCGGTCACGGCCGTCGAGCTTTACACGCGGCTGCGCGCGGTGGCGCCGGGGCTGGAGGTCACCGGCCTGGAGATCGAGCCGGACCGGGTGGCGCGCGGGACGGCGTTCCTCGCCGCGTCCGGGGACGCCTATCCCGGGCTGGCGTTCCGGCGCGGCGGGTTCGAGCTGCCGGTGGACCGTCCGCCCGTGCTCGTCCGCGCGTTCAACGTGCTGCGCCAGTACGACGAGGACGCCGCCTGGCGCGCCTGGGACGACCTGCGCGCCCGCCTGCACCCGGGCGGCGTCCTGGTCGAGGGCACCTGCGACGAGATCGGGCGCCGCGCCGTCTGGGTCGCGCTCGGCCCCGAAGGACCCCGGACGGTCACGTTCGCCGCCCGCGTGGACGCGCTGGACCGGCCGTCGGGCTTCGCCGAGCGGCTGCCGAAGACGCTGATCCACCGCAACGTCCCCGGTGAGCGCGTCCACGCGTTCCTCGCCGAGTTCGACCGCTGCTGGGCCGCCGCCGCGCCGCACTCGGCGTTCGGGCCGCGCGCCCGCTGGGCCGAGGCCGTCGCGCTGCTGGCCCGGACCCAGCCGGTGCTCGCCCGGCCGCCCCTCGGCGGCCGGGCGCGGCGGCGGCTCGGCGAGGTCAGCGTGCCGTGGCGCGCTCTGGCTCCCTGA
- a CDS encoding gas vesicle protein K, whose product MDARQRLANRIATDKDTVERDLIKLVLTIVELLRQLMERQALRRVDEGDLTEDEEERIGMTLMLLEDRMATLRDRYDLTPEDLNLDLGPLGPLLPR is encoded by the coding sequence ATGGACGCGCGGCAGCGGCTCGCCAACCGCATCGCGACCGACAAGGACACGGTCGAGCGGGACCTGATCAAGCTCGTCCTGACGATCGTGGAGCTGCTGCGGCAGCTCATGGAGCGCCAGGCGCTGCGCCGGGTGGACGAGGGCGACCTCACCGAGGACGAGGAGGAGCGCATCGGCATGACGTTGATGCTGCTGGAGGACCGGATGGCCACGCTCCGCGACCGCTACGACCTCACCCCGGAGGACCTGAACCTCGATCTCGGCCCGCTCGGCCCGCTGCTCCCCCGCTGA
- a CDS encoding GvpL/GvpF family gas vesicle protein codes for MSTYVYGLTRSAHPLKLAGAAGVGAEPAPLRAVRADGVAAVVSDAPEGLRPKRRDLEAHEAVLEALMADGTVLPMRFGTLSPDDATLERELNAHSGTYAELLSGLDGRAEYNIKAAHHEDAVLREILRHDAALREANEALRAADGGSPRERMDFGERVAGALEGHRERDAARLLALLRPHAVAERPGPPVDGAFLNMSLLVDEAQAGELTALVETLRGEIGWLMELNLYGPLPPYSFVDVAPGT; via the coding sequence ATGAGCACGTACGTCTACGGCCTCACCCGGTCGGCGCATCCGCTGAAGCTGGCGGGCGCCGCCGGGGTGGGCGCGGAGCCGGCGCCGCTGCGCGCCGTCCGCGCCGACGGCGTCGCGGCGGTGGTGAGCGACGCGCCCGAGGGCCTGCGCCCCAAGCGCCGCGACCTGGAGGCGCACGAAGCGGTGCTGGAGGCGCTGATGGCGGACGGCACCGTCCTGCCGATGCGGTTCGGCACGCTCAGCCCGGACGACGCGACCCTGGAACGCGAGCTGAACGCCCACTCCGGCACCTACGCCGAGCTGCTGAGCGGCCTGGACGGACGCGCCGAGTACAACATCAAGGCCGCCCACCACGAGGACGCCGTCCTGCGCGAGATCCTGCGCCACGACGCCGCGCTGCGCGAGGCCAACGAGGCGCTGCGCGCGGCCGACGGCGGCAGCCCGCGCGAGCGCATGGACTTCGGCGAGCGCGTGGCCGGCGCGCTGGAGGGCCACCGCGAGCGCGACGCCGCGCGGCTGCTGGCCCTGCTGCGCCCGCACGCGGTCGCCGAGCGTCCGGGGCCGCCGGTGGACGGCGCGTTCCTCAACATGTCGCTGCTCGTGGACGAGGCGCAGGCCGGCGAGCTGACCGCGCTGGTCGAGACGCTGCGCGGCGAGATCGGGTGGCTCATGGAGCTGAACCTGTACGGGCCGCTGCCGCCCTACAGCTTCGTCGACGTGGCGCCCGGGACGTGA
- a CDS encoding SDR family NAD(P)-dependent oxidoreductase, with protein sequence MRKTAVITGASSGIGAATARRLAAEGFHVVLAARRRDRLDLLAAELGALPGAGKVAPVTLDVTDQDSVDALAAGLDACHVLVNNAGGAIGLEAVRDADPEDWRTMYETNVLGLLRMTKTLLPKLVASGAGHVVNITSLAGHVPYEGGAGYNAAKHAAYAVNEVLRLELVAEPVRVTEIAPGLVKTEEFSLVRFRGDAARAEEPYRGVPGPLVAEDVADCVAWAVTRPEHVNIDRIDVQPRAQAAPHRLHRD encoded by the coding sequence ATGCGCAAAACGGCTGTGATCACGGGTGCGAGCAGCGGGATCGGCGCGGCGACGGCCCGCCGGCTCGCCGCGGAGGGATTTCACGTCGTCCTGGCGGCGCGGCGGCGCGACCGGCTGGACCTGCTGGCGGCGGAGCTGGGCGCGCTGCCGGGCGCGGGGAAGGTCGCGCCGGTCACCCTGGACGTCACCGACCAGGACTCGGTGGACGCGCTCGCCGCCGGCCTCGACGCCTGCCACGTGCTCGTCAACAACGCGGGCGGGGCGATCGGGCTGGAGGCGGTTCGCGACGCCGACCCCGAGGACTGGCGGACGATGTACGAGACCAACGTCCTCGGGCTGCTGCGGATGACCAAGACGCTGCTGCCCAAGCTCGTCGCGAGCGGCGCCGGGCACGTGGTGAACATCACGTCGCTGGCGGGGCACGTCCCCTACGAGGGCGGCGCGGGCTACAACGCGGCCAAGCACGCCGCGTACGCGGTGAACGAGGTGCTGCGGCTGGAACTGGTCGCCGAGCCGGTGCGGGTCACCGAGATCGCGCCGGGCCTGGTGAAGACCGAGGAGTTCAGCCTGGTGCGCTTCCGGGGCGACGCGGCGCGGGCCGAGGAGCCGTACCGGGGCGTGCCGGGGCCGCTGGTCGCCGAGGACGTCGCGGACTGCGTGGCGTGGGCGGTGACGCGTCCCGAGCACGTCAACATCGACCGGATCGACGTCCAGCCCCGCGCTCAGGCCGCGCCGCACAGGCTCCACCGCGACTGA